DNA from Quercus lobata isolate SW786 chromosome 1, ValleyOak3.0 Primary Assembly, whole genome shotgun sequence:
AGAACCAAACAATGATTTTGTCTTAAGATGAGAGTGCATAGTGTATACAAATTGTCTTACACTCTTTTTATACATTGTTTATACATATCATATGTAATTATGTGTTAAATGTGAACATTCCTAAAATACACAGTGAACATCTAATATGAAAATGTGGACATTCTATATAAGAAGCGTACATAAAAAAGtgtaaattaatatttagagTCTAGGATaactaattttagtatttttttagagACTTTCATAGTAACTGAAGTGCTTATGATGCATTTTGGGTTATGTGAGTGTTCTTGGAGAGTTCGAGTTTTCGAATAGGAATTGATTGATGTAAACACCTCTTTCTTCGATGATTATATTTGCGGCTTACAATAAAATGTTTCAATGATTAGGTATTGATTGATGTAAATACCTTTATCTTAGTTTTTTAAAAGCTTTGTCTCAACCTTAAGCTTTTTTCTTAAGGATGTGGCATGCAAATGAGCTTAGCTAAGTAAGATTCATCGTAAGAGAAAAAGCTAAGCAATCATACACATCTTTCTAAAACCAAACACATTTCGGATGCCCTATGTTTTTCCTGATTTCCCAAGCAAACTAGTTAGCTAAAACGGCAAATAAAACCTCTCTCTCATCCTATCCACTTATGCTTCGCCTCTCACAGAAAGATTAACTGCTACCATCTAAGGTTTTGCAACTAAGATTAAGTTCTTTTAAGTAAGATTGTACTCTTTCACCTAAATTCATTGTCTCCAAGCCTATATAAAAAGCCACTTCCTCACCTCGATCAACACATATCAAACACACTCAGCAAGTACCACTCTTGGCATCAGCAAATTTCCCAGACAAAACACAGCCCACACCATACATATAAAGATGGCCAAACAAGTTCTCTCCCTTTCACTTCTACTTGTTTTTCTCTTCCACTGCACCACAACTTCAGGCCAGCCAGCTCAGGCCCCGACGCTGCCTGCAGTGGCTCCAGCTGCACCTGCCAATGCTCCGGCCCCACCCGGCCCCCCTGACGTCACCAAAATCCTCCAAAAAGTCGGAGGGTTCACGATCCTAATCCGCCTCTTAAAGAGCACCGGAGTGGCTGACCAACTCAGAGGGCAGCTCAACGATTCAAGCATTCGTTTCACTCTTTTTGCTCCAAACGATAACGCATTTTCCAACCTCAAAGCTGGCACTCTAAACTCTCTTAATAACGAAGAAAAGGTCAGGCTTATACAGTTTCATATCTTGCCGACTTATTATACTTTGGAAAACTTCCAAACTGTGAGCAACCCAGTACGAACACAAGCGGGAGATAACAAACCTGGTGATTACCCACTAAATGTGACCAGTGTTGGAAGCCAAGTAATCATTTCGACTGGCCTTGTCAATGCTTCAGTGAGTGGTACTCTTTATTCGAATTTTCAACTTGCTATATATCAAGTAGACAAAGTTCTTCTTCCTCTTGACCTTTTTGTTGCAAAGCCTCCATCACCAGCTCCAGCACCAGCCCCAACCAAGCCCAAGCCAAAGAAGACTACGGCAGCAGCCAGTCCAGAGACGAGTACTACTGCAACTCCTACAGTGGTTAATTCTGGTGCAGTGAGTCTCGCAACCCATGGAATATTGGTGTCGCTTGGAGTTGCGGTTTTAATCGCAACATTCTCTTTGTGATACCAAAAAGGGGACGATATATGCATCAGCTGGATATGTTTTGGGGTATAAATTATCTACTACTTTATGATTTTGCTGAGTTGGTTTGAACCCTGATCATTGTCACCGAGTGCTTGTATACTATTAAGGTTGATTGTATGCTTTTTATTTTCCCCTTAATAAATACTTTTTTCTGTATCTTCTCATTTCAAGTTGTCTCTCTAATTAAGAATTTTGTATAATATTCTAAGAGAAAGCTAaaaatttatctatatataaggGTAAAATTAAGTCTATATATAATGATTCTTATTGTTTTTAGTGACgtactaattaattattatgatagttttaataatatatattcttGTTATGGCCTAAAATGTGAGAGAGGTATTGTGACATGAAAGATGTGCAATGGAGCTCCTAGCTCTGTCAATGGTCACAACTTCCAAAATTGAaatgtaatgaaaaaaaaaaggacaaaatttagttacaaaattggttgtagcataaagttacaatcttactcaatatctttttattggaggtgaattttaacaaaccattggattacatcttcttcttatatcctttatgCTTGCAAGATCAATAGCTAAataatcaataaattgtttaaattgcaagtttttataatttaaaattatgcataaaatataaacttatagatcatatagtaaataatatctgattgacataaatttgacatgtgtattgagagcgtaaagaacatgtaattcaacgattagattttcaaaatatgtagtaatgtttattttattgaataaggttgtagcctaaggctacaatcaattttgtagttaaattttgtcataaaaaaaagaagagttatTTGCCCTAATTTCCAAAAGTGaagcataaaagaaaaatatggatATTTGTAATCATCTTAATTGAGGTGTAAAAAGCAAACCGAATCATATTaatttaaggacaaagtttagctacaaaatttgttgtaaccTAAGACTATcaccttactcaatatcattaacattactatatattttgaaaatcaaacaattgaattgcatattctttatacttttaatacatatgtcaaattttgtgtcaatcggatattatttactgtatgattcataaaattatattttatgcataattttaaattacaaaaatttgtaatttaaacaatttattgatgacataactattgatctttaatttttttaaaattttacaagtacgaaagatataagaagaaaatgtaatccaatggttgatTAGTtaaaattcatctccaataaaaagatattgaataaggttgtaaccttagaTTACAACAAATTtcgtaactaaactttgtccttaatttAATATTCAACTTTaccttttaaattatataattttaggatAAAGATCTAGATCAAGAATGAGACTAGCTCTATAAGACACGTGCATTAATTGGAAAGCCGAGAGTCAAGTAGAGTGCTCTTAATGATGTATTGtttaagagaaataaaaatgttaaaattaatacaaaagGTTTACAAAATGATGCGATAATGAATATAATTGATGGACTTTAATAGCCTAATTAATGAATTTtagaattacttttttttatcttttatttttatgatttgtgACACCAATTTTGTAAGCATtatgtaaaatttgtaatattccTATAGTATGGTTTGTAAGCATATGAGAAAAAGGTTGTTCGATGATGCGgacaaatttcaaaattatataagtCAATCATTTTCGAACATGGAGCTTTAGAAATAACCATTTGATGATTTGGTCCTAAATTGAGAGTGCATAAAGAATAGGGTTTTGATTGTATCTCACACTCTCTTTGTACATTTTTTCATACACATCATGTGTAATTATGTGTTAATTAAATGTGGATATttaggaaaaagaagaatatattgTGTGAAAGTGTAAACATTGTGTGTACATCAAAGGATcaagaaacaataattttcctaaagaatctgatttgatatatatatatacactatgCATATTTTATCTAGTAGACATCAAGAGATTAATCATTCCTAGCTATCGGAGCGTAACTAGCTTGTAGTTATTATTTGTTGAACTATATATGAGAAAAATGTGCCTTTGGTAAATTCTCATAACTCgaaagatttttttgtttgtcttttttttttttttttttttttttttcgtaaatTGGAAATTCCAGGTAGTTGAGGATTGTGACTGTCCTATTAATGAAATCATGTTTGATGTTCAAATTTAGAATCTCATATAGTCATCTCCTAAAATCCTAGAAACCAGAAAAAATCACTAAAGCAAGCTCACTAAAACTAACTGCACATATCTAACAAAAGTGAATACTATTTTGTAATAGAAATTTTCATCAATTTACaatatgtttattatttttagtaatcCACAATTACCACAGTACTTAAGCAAACTTGGTAAAATGCTAATGTTGATGTAATTTTGTGGAATTATTTTATGGCCAAAACAAAATCTCAGTACATTTTCACAAGCTGTGGTGTTAACTTAcattaattcaaaataaataaagactaGAATACACTTCTGGCCTTTATGTTTCAGAAGTTTCATTTTGGCTGTTTATGTTTGATTCTATTTTCATATTGACCTTGCCACCTCTATTGTAATTTGTTCATAAGTGTCAAATAAATGCCATCCACTAATACACATCACCAATATAAGTCTTATTTTGTTTGTAATCTATCCCTAAAGTGCTAGATAAGTGCCATTCATTAAGACATGTCACCCATATGAtctatttcttttataaatatgaCTGTCAAGTGTCTAGAAAAATACAGTTAATTAAGGCATGTCACCCATTTAATGTCAAATATCACCAGATTGCTAGTGGAAATGAACGACAGTGccaatatgaaaacaaaatcaaacttgAAGAGCCAACATGataattttgacaaaaatgaaaacaagcACCAAAACTTTAGGGCAAAAAATGTACTTTAGTCTTTATTCATTTTGACTTATGGTATTCCCACACCACAATTTGTTGTGATAATGTAATGAGATTTTGTTGTGGCTATAGAAAAAGTCCATATTTAAGTTACATCAACATTAGGGTATAGATTGGCATAATAACTTGTTTCTTTTGGGTTTACCACCGACTTATATGTATGGTTCTTGGCTTAATCACAAGGATATAATGTGACCATATTCATAAAGATTGTTAAGTATGTGAAATTGGATTAAATCTATGCATTGCTTTAAGtccaatgaaaattttgatgtttggAATTCATTGAAAATTATATCTTACTTTTCCAATTTAATTGAGACACAATTTATAAGCCCATGAGTTTTGTTATTTgaatactttatttattttactcgTATATATGCTTAATCTACatagttagaattttggttacttattgaatTGTTGAGCTTAtcccttctttctttgtttcaaattttgaatagtAGAAAGTTTGGGCTATCGTTGAGGTGGTGGGAATGAAAAGAGTATTAGGATTTGACAACAATATATACTTAGTGTTGgaagatttgaaatttgtgagcTTTTCAGTTAGTtgtaattttctagaaattttcttttgactATTGATTTATTGGAGATCACCTCaactattttattgtttatgagagaatattaaattaaaattttatttgttatcaaATCCCAATTAGAgaataattattgaatttagtGGGAGCCTTGCGCACCTGGAAGACAAAGTTCTATAGGTATGCAATCGTTGTCGCATGCCTAGCTCATTCGTTGAGTTGGGGGCGTGACAACATTCTTGTTAGATTCTTGGTGAACATTGGAACATTCCTGCATTAGTTAGATCATAACAATCCTGagaataattatataaatatgttTGTGCAGGTATACATATAAGTATACacttataaataaatgtaattatATAGGAAAATGTTTCAAACttttcttatatctttttattggatataaattttgaaaatctaattgtttgattgcatgttctttttatatatcccatacttgcaaaatttaaagaagataaacaattaatagctatgtcattaaccaaatgtttaaatttccagttttgtgatttaaaattatgcataaaaaataattttattgattgaatagtaaataacatccaatctgaaaattttttgacatGTATGTTAAGAATGTAAAGAACATGTCATcaaacggttagattttcaaaattcacatttattAAAAGGATACAAGAGGAGTTGAAGAGTTTTTCTCCAAagtagtttggagagaaaccttaTCCAtttgtatatatctatatatatgtgtgtgtgtgtatatgcatgTATGCATATGGAGATGTGTCTATACTTGAGTATATATACAAATGTGTTTGTATCTATACTTGCCCCTATTGATTGTTTATAGATGGAACCAAGTTAATTAACAACAGATATTTTTGTCTCACCTTTTACTAAATTAGGctacgttttttttttatttatttattttttattttattgaaatatttttgtacCGGAAAATGTTTTAGTTGAAAATACTTTTTACTGTTTATTAGCAACccaaaaaacattttcatgTGTTTAATCTACAAAAAATTCCATTTATTGAGGATAGAATTCAGTATTCATcaaatacaaaacacaataaaaaatatccAAGATATTTGTAAATCTCAATATACTTGAACAAATCAAAAGGATTGAGAAATGAAGATCTATGTGGTGGTGATCGTAAAACAAAGGTTGGTTTGAAGGTGGGAGGTGGAGATTTGGGgatggaggt
Protein-coding regions in this window:
- the LOC115988040 gene encoding fasciclin-like arabinogalactan protein 12, producing MAKQVLSLSLLLVFLFHCTTTSGQPAQAPTLPAVAPAAPANAPAPPGPPDVTKILQKVGGFTILIRLLKSTGVADQLRGQLNDSSIRFTLFAPNDNAFSNLKAGTLNSLNNEEKVRLIQFHILPTYYTLENFQTVSNPVRTQAGDNKPGDYPLNVTSVGSQVIISTGLVNASVSGTLYSNFQLAIYQVDKVLLPLDLFVAKPPSPAPAPAPTKPKPKKTTAAASPETSTTATPTVVNSGAVSLATHGILVSLGVAVLIATFSL